One window of the Natronomonas marina genome contains the following:
- a CDS encoding Rpp14/Pop5 family protein — MKHLPKHLRPRWRYLAVGLESWPEADVDRRSFQRALWFAAQNLLGDAGSADLDGSVLTFRFEDGAGEAVVRARRGEVERLRAVLATVDAVDGDDVGVVVRGVSGTVRACEEKYIRGPAEVSEERNVVFAGADRHAVVRGDRVDADVGGGHVGATALDIRDN, encoded by the coding sequence GTGAAGCACCTCCCGAAGCACCTCCGTCCGCGGTGGCGGTATCTGGCGGTCGGGCTGGAGTCGTGGCCCGAGGCGGACGTCGACCGCCGTAGCTTCCAGCGGGCGCTGTGGTTCGCCGCCCAGAATTTGCTGGGCGACGCCGGCAGCGCCGACCTCGACGGGTCGGTGCTGACGTTCCGGTTCGAGGACGGGGCCGGCGAGGCGGTCGTCCGCGCTCGCCGCGGGGAGGTCGAGCGGTTGCGTGCCGTGCTGGCGACGGTCGACGCCGTCGACGGCGACGACGTGGGCGTCGTCGTCCGGGGCGTCAGCGGAACGGTGCGGGCCTGTGAGGAAAAGTATATACGAGGCCCGGCGGAAGTTTCCGAGGAGAGAAACGTCGTGTTCGCTGGTGCCGACCGGCACGCCGTCGTCCGGGGCGACCGGGTCGACGCCGACGTCGGCGGCGGCCATGTGGGCGCGACGGCACTCGATATCCGCGACAACTAA
- a CDS encoding HEPN domain-containing protein — MTDFADAELRKAREALDDAQKLREADGSTAGVVNRTYFAAFHAAQAVLSVRGTLPDDEDHVPAQFAEDVVIAEETSMEDAQFLNGLRAYRKKADYEHEDVEMDLDAKLVRAERFVEDMEDFC; from the coding sequence ATGACGGACTTCGCCGACGCCGAACTGCGGAAGGCACGCGAGGCGCTCGACGACGCCCAGAAACTCCGGGAAGCCGACGGCTCGACGGCCGGTGTCGTCAACCGGACCTACTTCGCGGCCTTCCACGCCGCCCAGGCCGTCCTCTCCGTCCGCGGGACGCTGCCCGACGACGAGGACCACGTCCCCGCGCAGTTCGCCGAGGATGTCGTCATCGCCGAGGAGACGTCCATGGAGGACGCCCAGTTCCTCAACGGCCTGCGCGCCTACCGCAAGAAGGCCGACTACGAACACGAGGACGTCGAGATGGACCTCGACGCCAAACTGGTGCGCGCCGAGCGGTTCGTCGAGGACATGGAAGACTTCTGCTAA
- a CDS encoding DUF7344 domain-containing protein: MSTKEIEVGGSLNELFEMLSHGHRRRVLVAVGRQNPQDDEDIASESVAERDERGDDEALDSVQQQLYHAHLPKLAEAGFIDWNRDSGVITRGPRFEEIEPLLRLMSDHEDELPDGWP, translated from the coding sequence ATGTCAACAAAAGAGATTGAGGTCGGAGGCTCGCTGAACGAACTGTTCGAGATGCTCAGCCACGGACATCGCCGTCGCGTGCTCGTGGCCGTTGGACGACAAAACCCGCAGGACGACGAGGACATCGCATCGGAATCGGTCGCGGAGAGGGACGAGCGTGGCGACGACGAGGCGCTCGACTCGGTACAGCAGCAACTCTACCACGCCCACCTCCCCAAACTGGCCGAGGCGGGATTCATCGACTGGAACCGCGATTCCGGGGTCATCACCCGCGGGCCGCGGTTCGAGGAAATCGAACCGCTCCTCAGATTGATGAGCGACCACGAGGACGAACTGCCGGACGGCTGGCCGTAA
- a CDS encoding FAD-binding protein: MHEHDVIVVGAGGAGLRAAIAAHEEGADVAMVTKLHPVRSHTGAAEGGINAALRDGDDWELHAYDTMKGSDYLGDAPAIEKLAQDAPEEVVQLEHWGMPFSREDDGRVSQRPFGGLSFPRTTYAGAETGHHLLHTMYEQVVKRGITVYDEFYVSRLAVTDHDDPEDRECHGVVAYDIKSGDIVGFRATNGVILATGGDGQVFDHTTNAVANTGDGPAMAYRAGVPVEDMEFVQFHPTTLPSTGVLISEGVRGEGGILYNGNGERFMFEYGYANNAGELASRDVVARAELTEVNQGRGIEDEYVHLDMRHLGEERIYDRLENIIHLAEDFEGVDPVEEPMPVKPGQHYHMGGVETNEHGQTCIDGLYAAGECACASVHGSNRLGGNALPELIVFGARAGRHAAGTDLGTAEVPTGPSARSEDETDLDTPVDPGALETDGDVAADGALVEPAEVVDHAVEMERARVEDMLERDGTNHAEIREDLQKAMTRNVNVFRNEEGLKTALETIRECRERYKDVAVADPSRTFNTDLIHTIETRNLIDIAETITLGALARDEFRGAHWRQEHQERKDDEWLKHTMIAWDGGTPDLYYKPVILEGENKEYEPKVRSY; this comes from the coding sequence ATGCACGAACACGACGTCATCGTCGTCGGCGCCGGCGGAGCGGGTCTCCGTGCGGCCATCGCGGCCCACGAGGAGGGCGCCGACGTCGCCATGGTCACGAAGTTACACCCGGTCCGGTCGCACACCGGCGCCGCGGAGGGCGGCATCAACGCCGCCCTGCGGGACGGCGACGACTGGGAACTGCACGCGTACGACACGATGAAGGGGTCGGACTACCTCGGCGACGCCCCCGCAATCGAGAAACTGGCACAGGACGCCCCCGAGGAGGTCGTCCAACTCGAGCACTGGGGGATGCCCTTCTCCCGGGAGGACGACGGCCGGGTCTCCCAGCGGCCCTTCGGCGGCCTGTCCTTCCCGCGGACCACCTACGCGGGCGCCGAGACCGGCCACCACCTGCTGCACACGATGTACGAGCAGGTCGTAAAGCGGGGCATCACGGTCTACGACGAGTTCTACGTCTCCCGACTCGCCGTGACGGACCACGACGACCCCGAGGACCGCGAGTGTCACGGCGTCGTCGCCTACGACATCAAGTCGGGCGACATCGTCGGCTTCCGGGCCACCAACGGCGTCATCCTCGCGACCGGCGGCGACGGACAGGTCTTCGACCACACGACCAACGCCGTCGCGAACACCGGCGACGGGCCGGCGATGGCCTACCGGGCCGGCGTCCCCGTCGAGGACATGGAGTTCGTCCAGTTCCACCCGACGACGCTGCCGTCGACGGGCGTGCTCATCTCCGAGGGCGTCCGCGGCGAGGGCGGCATCCTCTACAACGGCAACGGCGAGCGGTTCATGTTCGAGTACGGCTACGCGAACAACGCCGGCGAACTGGCCTCCCGGGACGTCGTCGCCCGCGCGGAGTTGACCGAGGTCAACCAGGGCCGCGGCATCGAGGACGAGTACGTCCACCTCGACATGCGGCATCTCGGCGAGGAGCGCATCTATGACCGCCTGGAGAACATCATCCACCTCGCGGAGGACTTCGAGGGCGTCGACCCCGTCGAGGAACCGATGCCGGTCAAACCCGGCCAGCACTACCACATGGGCGGCGTCGAGACCAACGAGCACGGCCAGACCTGCATCGACGGCCTGTACGCCGCCGGCGAGTGTGCGTGTGCCTCGGTCCACGGTTCGAACCGCCTGGGCGGCAACGCCCTGCCGGAACTCATCGTCTTCGGCGCCCGCGCCGGCCGCCACGCCGCCGGGACGGACCTCGGGACCGCCGAGGTGCCGACGGGTCCCTCCGCCCGCAGCGAGGACGAGACCGACCTCGACACCCCGGTCGACCCCGGTGCCCTCGAGACCGACGGCGATGTCGCGGCCGACGGCGCCCTCGTCGAACCCGCCGAGGTCGTCGACCACGCCGTCGAGATGGAGCGCGCACGCGTGGAGGACATGCTCGAACGAGACGGCACCAACCACGCCGAAATCCGCGAGGACCTCCAGAAGGCGATGACGCGCAACGTCAACGTCTTCCGCAACGAGGAGGGCCTGAAGACGGCCCTGGAGACCATCCGGGAGTGCCGCGAGCGGTACAAGGACGTCGCCGTCGCCGACCCCTCCCGGACGTTCAACACCGACCTCATCCACACCATCGAGACGCGGAACCTCATCGACATCGCCGAGACCATCACCCTCGGCGCACTGGCCCGCGATGAGTTCCGCGGCGCCCACTGGCGGCAGGAACACCAGGAGCGGAAGGACGACGAGTGGCTCAAGCACACCATGATCGCCTGGGACGGCGGCACCCCCGACCTCTACTACAAGCCCGTCATCCTCGAAGGCGAGAACAAGGAGTACGAGCCGAAGGTCCGCAGTTACTGA
- a CDS encoding succinate dehydrogenase/fumarate reductase iron-sulfur subunit — protein sequence MSTQIEQESEAETEAEADVETEAESTHQQRRLTAKHDRADMRQRAEAELSETDETVKLKVFRYDPEVEGKSDPRFDTFRVPFTKGMTVLDALIFARDHFDSSLTFRHSCRQAICGSDALFINGRQRLGCKTQMSDLDWPVRIEPLPHAEVVKDLVVDMEHFYDQMESVEPYFQTNDLPSGELEEQRQDRANREKIKMSTRCIWCGACMSSCNIAAGDNEYLGPAAINKAYRFAMDEREGEDMQEHRLNIIEQEHGVWRCQTQFSCTEVCPKDIPLTEHIQELKREAVKSNLKFW from the coding sequence ATGAGTACGCAAATAGAACAAGAGTCCGAAGCCGAGACGGAAGCCGAGGCCGACGTGGAGACCGAGGCCGAATCGACTCACCAGCAGCGCCGACTGACGGCCAAACACGACCGCGCCGACATGCGGCAGCGCGCCGAGGCGGAACTGTCCGAGACCGACGAGACGGTGAAGCTGAAGGTGTTCCGCTACGACCCGGAGGTCGAGGGCAAGTCCGACCCCCGGTTCGACACGTTCCGGGTCCCCTTCACGAAGGGGATGACGGTGCTGGACGCGCTCATCTTCGCCCGCGACCACTTCGACTCCTCGCTGACCTTCCGACACTCCTGTCGGCAGGCCATCTGTGGGTCCGACGCGCTGTTCATCAACGGCCGCCAGCGACTCGGCTGCAAGACACAGATGTCGGACCTGGACTGGCCGGTCCGCATCGAACCGCTCCCGCACGCCGAGGTGGTCAAGGACCTCGTCGTCGACATGGAGCACTTCTACGACCAGATGGAGTCCGTCGAGCCGTACTTCCAGACCAACGACCTGCCGTCGGGCGAACTCGAGGAGCAACGGCAGGACCGCGCCAACCGCGAGAAGATCAAGATGTCGACGCGATGCATCTGGTGTGGCGCCTGCATGTCGTCGTGCAACATCGCGGCGGGCGACAACGAGTACCTCGGGCCGGCGGCCATCAACAAGGCCTACCGCTTCGCCATGGACGAACGCGAGGGCGAGGACATGCAGGAACACCGCCTCAACATCATCGAGCAGGAGCACGGCGTCTGGCGGTGCCAGACCCAGTTCTCCTGTACCGAGGTGTGTCCGAAGGACATCCCGCTGACCGAGCACATCCAGGAACTGAAGCGCGAGGCGGTCAAGAGCAACCTGAAGTTCTGGTAG
- a CDS encoding succinate dehydrogenase hydrophobic membrane anchor subunit, with protein sequence MADYYSSFEPKGTRWLLQRITAAFLVVVLAYHFLLLHFVNHAAEITFAGTTARMSQVGYFSTMVLFLVTATFHGVNGVYNALVNQGLEGTPKTAVKWLLVGASVMLVVQGIRVSLAMTNLV encoded by the coding sequence ATGGCGGACTACTACTCCTCGTTCGAGCCGAAGGGCACGCGCTGGCTGCTCCAGCGCATCACCGCCGCGTTCCTCGTGGTGGTCCTGGCGTATCACTTCCTGCTGTTGCACTTCGTCAACCACGCAGCCGAGATAACCTTCGCCGGCACGACCGCGCGGATGAGCCAGGTCGGGTACTTCTCGACGATGGTGCTGTTCCTCGTGACGGCGACGTTCCACGGCGTCAACGGCGTCTACAACGCCCTCGTCAACCAGGGGCTGGAGGGAACCCCGAAGACGGCCGTCAAGTGGCTGCTCGTCGGCGCCAGCGTCATGCTGGTCGTCCAGGGCATCCGCGTCTCGCTGGCGATGACCAACCTGGTGTAA
- the sdhC gene encoding succinate dehydrogenase, cytochrome b556 subunit, whose amino-acid sequence MSQSYDRGLIEDFGRWREFSAGMWAWVFHKFTGWVLIGYLFTHIAVLSTATVDGTTYTTTLQGLEELLVVRFLEVGLLAVAVFHILNGVRLLFVDLGVGLEAQDKAFYAALIITAAITVASVPTFLGGF is encoded by the coding sequence ATGAGTCAATCGTACGACCGGGGTCTGATAGAGGACTTCGGGCGGTGGCGGGAGTTCTCCGCCGGGATGTGGGCCTGGGTGTTCCACAAGTTCACCGGCTGGGTACTCATCGGCTACCTGTTTACACACATCGCCGTGTTGAGCACGGCGACGGTGGACGGGACCACCTACACCACGACGCTGCAGGGGCTGGAGGAACTGCTCGTCGTGCGGTTCCTCGAGGTCGGCCTGCTGGCCGTCGCGGTCTTTCACATCCTGAACGGCGTCCGACTGCTGTTCGTCGACCTCGGTGTGGGGCTGGAGGCACAGGACAAGGCGTTCTACGCCGCACTGATAATCACGGCTGCCATCACGGTCGCCAGCGTTCCGACCTTCCTGGGAGGGTTCTGA
- a CDS encoding Hsp20/alpha crystallin family protein, whose amino-acid sequence MLEPTTPSSWRQSLDLPSRLFGEGFTGGNDYELYEEDGEFVLSIDAPGFEREDIDLTWDGGVLNVAAEHVDEDRGRKRTYHRRFRFPKDVETDAISASYTNGVLEVTLPIQEGIEPRGEPIPIEG is encoded by the coding sequence ATGCTCGAGCCAACGACCCCGAGCAGCTGGCGACAGAGCCTCGACCTCCCGAGCCGGCTCTTCGGCGAGGGGTTCACCGGTGGTAACGACTACGAACTGTACGAGGAGGACGGTGAGTTCGTCCTCAGCATCGACGCGCCCGGCTTCGAGCGCGAGGACATCGACCTGACCTGGGACGGCGGTGTCCTCAACGTCGCCGCCGAGCACGTCGACGAGGACCGCGGCCGGAAGCGCACCTACCACCGACGGTTCCGGTTCCCGAAGGACGTCGAGACCGACGCCATCTCCGCGTCGTACACCAACGGCGTCCTCGAGGTGACCCTCCCCATCCAGGAGGGCATCGAGCCCCGCGGCGAGCCCATCCCCATCGAGGGCTGA
- a CDS encoding succinylglutamate desuccinylase/aspartoacylase family protein yields MCGAFTYDGGVVRPGETADLRYTVSETYLGDPVRVPVTIVNGEREGPTLFLSAATHGDELNGIEIVREVAQEWDHTDLAGTLVCLPVLNVPGFIAQQRYLPIYDRDLNRSFPGTETGTSADRIAGRVFRNFLEPCDFGVDFHTSTRGRTNVLHVRADTDHEGVERLAKAFASNVVISSEGPEGTLRGAATEAGTPTITVELGEAHRFQRPLIDAALEGVLSVMAELGMRETERVKWPGWRTVIEGADEKTWLRADAGGLVEMHADRGSLVETGDPICTITNPFKTESVVVEAPFTGLLVGVLENPLVYPGNPLCHLVALDEQTRRAFEAHHASLRE; encoded by the coding sequence ATGTGCGGTGCATTCACGTACGACGGCGGGGTCGTCCGGCCCGGCGAGACGGCGGACCTCCGCTACACCGTGAGCGAGACCTATCTCGGGGACCCCGTGCGCGTTCCCGTGACCATCGTCAACGGCGAGCGCGAGGGACCGACCCTGTTCCTCTCGGCGGCGACCCACGGCGACGAACTCAACGGCATCGAAATCGTCCGCGAGGTGGCCCAAGAGTGGGACCACACCGATCTCGCGGGCACCCTGGTCTGTCTGCCGGTCCTCAACGTCCCCGGCTTCATCGCCCAGCAACGGTACCTCCCGATCTACGACCGGGACCTCAACCGCTCGTTTCCCGGGACGGAGACGGGTACCAGCGCCGACCGCATCGCTGGCCGGGTCTTCCGGAACTTCCTCGAACCGTGCGACTTCGGCGTCGACTTCCACACCTCGACGCGGGGCCGGACGAACGTACTCCACGTCCGGGCCGACACCGACCACGAGGGGGTCGAACGGCTGGCGAAAGCCTTCGCCTCGAACGTCGTCATCTCCAGCGAAGGGCCGGAGGGAACGCTCCGCGGGGCGGCCACGGAGGCCGGGACGCCGACCATCACCGTCGAACTGGGCGAGGCCCACCGGTTCCAGCGCCCGCTCATCGACGCGGCACTCGAGGGCGTCCTCTCGGTGATGGCGGAGTTGGGAATGCGCGAGACCGAGCGGGTCAAGTGGCCGGGCTGGCGGACCGTCATCGAGGGCGCCGACGAGAAGACCTGGCTCCGGGCCGACGCCGGCGGTCTCGTCGAGATGCACGCCGACCGCGGGTCGCTGGTCGAGACCGGCGATCCCATCTGTACCATCACCAACCCCTTCAAGACCGAGTCGGTGGTCGTCGAGGCACCGTTCACCGGCCTGCTGGTCGGCGTTCTGGAGAACCCGCTCGTCTATCCCGGCAACCCGCTGTGTCACCTGGTCGCGCTGGACGAACAGACGCGCCGGGCGTTCGAGGCCCACCACGCCTCGCTCCGCGAATAA
- a CDS encoding RimK family alpha-L-glutamate ligase → METDLTVGVLSLHSSKESKAILNAADDLGFGTEWLRAENTVVEVDDGEVTLEPDVDIVINRLLLSKEEQPAEALGLATMLDRARPMLNTPTATMTAMHKFATGVALAEAGVSVPDALLALSGETLNARRERFGPEFVYKTAIGTHGGGAWKLDTDDQLNPMVGSRQAFLQELIEHDEQRHHDLRIYVVGDRIVGAMNRYAPEGEWRTNVALGGEVEDATDDLPEEVVTMAKRATDVVGLDYSGVDIVQGEEGYYVLEVNPTAGFRGLFKATGRSPAPHIVRLAVERAGGEVDEERVYELSANLDDSRPACMPRKQAKSPVEPLVIGYIEEVAVMGTTGQQTVLAKSDTGATRTSIDAQLAADIGTGPIKDIVKVRSGSVKAGKSRPVVDLVVGIGGTQHTVTASVEDRSHMDYPILLGRDILQHYHVDVRERADEAEPPALSDTEEEE, encoded by the coding sequence ATGGAAACGGACCTCACCGTCGGCGTCCTCAGCCTCCACAGCTCCAAGGAGTCGAAGGCCATCCTCAACGCCGCCGACGACCTCGGCTTCGGGACCGAGTGGCTCCGCGCGGAGAACACCGTCGTCGAGGTCGACGACGGCGAGGTGACGCTGGAACCCGACGTCGACATCGTCATCAATCGGCTGCTGCTGTCGAAGGAAGAACAGCCGGCGGAGGCGCTGGGGCTGGCGACGATGCTCGACCGGGCACGGCCGATGCTGAACACGCCGACCGCGACCATGACGGCGATGCACAAGTTCGCCACCGGGGTCGCACTCGCCGAGGCCGGCGTCTCGGTCCCGGACGCGCTGCTCGCGCTGTCGGGCGAGACGCTGAACGCCCGCCGGGAGCGGTTCGGCCCGGAGTTCGTCTACAAGACCGCCATCGGCACCCACGGCGGCGGGGCCTGGAAGCTGGACACCGACGACCAGCTCAACCCGATGGTCGGCTCCAGGCAAGCGTTCCTCCAGGAGCTGATCGAGCACGACGAACAGCGGCACCACGACCTCCGCATCTACGTCGTCGGTGACCGCATCGTCGGCGCGATGAACCGCTACGCTCCGGAGGGCGAGTGGCGGACGAACGTGGCCCTGGGCGGCGAGGTCGAGGACGCCACGGACGACCTCCCCGAGGAGGTCGTCACGATGGCGAAACGCGCGACCGACGTGGTCGGGCTGGACTACTCCGGCGTCGACATCGTCCAGGGCGAGGAGGGCTACTACGTCCTCGAGGTCAACCCCACCGCCGGGTTCCGGGGGCTGTTCAAGGCGACCGGACGGTCGCCCGCCCCGCACATCGTCAGACTCGCCGTCGAACGCGCCGGCGGTGAGGTCGACGAGGAGCGGGTGTACGAGCTGTCGGCGAACCTCGACGATTCGCGGCCGGCGTGTATGCCGAGAAAGCAGGCCAAATCCCCGGTCGAACCCCTCGTCATCGGCTACATCGAGGAGGTCGCCGTCATGGGAACGACCGGACAGCAGACCGTCCTGGCGAAGTCCGACACCGGCGCGACCCGGACGAGCATCGACGCCCAGCTCGCCGCCGACATCGGCACCGGCCCGATCAAGGACATCGTCAAGGTTCGCTCCGGGAGCGTCAAGGCCGGAAAGTCCCGGCCCGTCGTCGACCTGGTGGTCGGCATCGGCGGGACCCAGCACACCGTCACGGCGAGCGTGGAGGACCGCAGCCACATGGACTACCCGATCCTGCTCGGCCGGGACATCCTCCAGCACTACCACGTCGACGTCCGCGAGCGCGCCGACGAGGCCGAACCCCCCGCGCTGTCCGACACCGAAGAGGAGGAGTGA
- the glmU gene encoding bifunctional sugar-1-phosphate nucleotidylyltransferase/acetyltransferase has translation MQAVILAAGEGTRMRPLTETVPKPMLPVADRPLCAHTADAAVAAGASELVFVVGYEADAVREHFGDAYRGVPVTYAVQSEQLGTAHAVGAATDHLDGDFAVLNGDDIYDEAAIEALFEATPAVGAYTVDDPRPYGVFSLDGDRIVDVTEKPDDPPSNRVNVGAYGFPAEATDWFDDVEMSERGEYEITDVVERLLAERDVRAVPVERWLGVGRPWELLAANEWKLDGLDRRVDGDVRGDAELRGPVVVEEGATIEPGVTIEGPALVRSGAEIGPNAYVRGATLVGEGCKVGHGVEVKNSVLMAGAAVPHVSYVGDSLLGPDVNLGAGTQVANLRHDDGNVKQTVKGERVSTGRRKYGVVAGPGAKTGINTSLAPGVVLSAGATTAPGESVTRDR, from the coding sequence ATGCAGGCTGTCATCCTCGCTGCGGGCGAAGGAACCCGGATGCGACCGCTGACGGAGACGGTTCCGAAGCCGATGCTGCCGGTGGCCGACCGGCCGCTGTGTGCCCACACCGCCGACGCCGCCGTCGCCGCCGGCGCCTCCGAACTCGTCTTCGTCGTCGGTTACGAGGCCGACGCCGTCCGCGAGCACTTCGGCGACGCCTACCGCGGCGTGCCCGTCACCTACGCGGTCCAGTCCGAACAGCTCGGCACCGCCCACGCCGTCGGCGCCGCGACCGACCACCTCGACGGCGACTTCGCCGTCCTGAACGGCGACGACATCTACGACGAGGCGGCCATCGAGGCGCTGTTCGAGGCGACGCCCGCCGTCGGCGCCTACACCGTCGACGACCCCCGGCCGTACGGCGTCTTCTCGCTCGACGGCGACCGAATCGTCGACGTGACCGAGAAGCCCGACGACCCGCCCAGCAACCGCGTCAACGTCGGCGCCTACGGCTTCCCCGCCGAGGCGACCGACTGGTTCGACGACGTCGAGATGAGCGAGCGCGGCGAGTACGAGATAACCGACGTCGTCGAGCGCCTCCTCGCCGAGCGCGACGTGCGGGCGGTGCCGGTCGAGCGATGGCTCGGCGTCGGCCGCCCGTGGGAACTGCTCGCGGCAAACGAGTGGAAACTCGACGGTCTCGACCGCCGCGTCGACGGCGACGTCCGCGGCGACGCCGAGTTGCGCGGCCCCGTCGTTGTCGAGGAGGGCGCCACGATAGAACCGGGGGTCACAATCGAGGGGCCCGCCCTCGTCCGCTCGGGCGCCGAAATCGGCCCGAACGCCTACGTCCGTGGTGCCACGCTCGTCGGCGAGGGCTGCAAGGTCGGCCACGGCGTCGAGGTGAAGAACTCGGTGCTGATGGCCGGCGCCGCCGTCCCGCACGTCTCCTACGTCGGCGACAGCCTGCTCGGTCCCGACGTGAACCTCGGGGCCGGCACGCAGGTGGCGAACCTCAGACACGACGACGGCAACGTGAAACAGACCGTCAAGGGCGAGCGCGTCTCGACCGGCCGCCGCAAGTACGGCGTCGTCGCCGGCCCCGGCGCGAAGACGGGCATCAACACCAGCCTCGCCCCCGGCGTCGTGCTGTCGGCCGGTGCGACGACGGCGCCGGGCGAGTCCGTCACGCGGGACCGGTGA
- a CDS encoding inorganic phosphate transporter, producing MVSILLVAGIAVAVFVGFNIGGSSTGVAFGPAVGSRLVRKTTAAALFVGFAFLGAWTVGRNVIATMSSSIVPAVQFTPAASVAVLFFTGLSLLISNLYGVPASTSMTAVGAIAGLGLASGTLNQALMFVIVSAWIVAPLLSFAVGIVIGRYVYPYLDRYVAFTKFDLHFVQLDRSRTIPRPYLNRNASPQDVVGSLSVILIACYMAFSAGASNAANAVAPLVGAGGSLTVDQGVLLAVAAFGLGSFTIARRTLETVGDDITELPILASLVVSIVGGTVITILSYLGIPASLAVSTTSTIIGLGWGRASRAATLAELATPASEPTAADVDIATGALAASRGEDVPTSPTIGDIARHEEPAERPDEVPDVPEVGEKGPVDLDRKSLFDPAAAKRIVTMWVLTPSLAVAASYPVFLFLL from the coding sequence ATGGTCTCAATTTTACTGGTCGCTGGGATCGCCGTAGCGGTGTTCGTTGGGTTCAACATCGGTGGCTCGTCGACAGGAGTGGCGTTCGGTCCGGCGGTCGGCTCGCGTCTCGTCCGCAAAACGACTGCTGCGGCGCTGTTCGTCGGGTTCGCGTTCCTCGGCGCGTGGACCGTCGGACGGAACGTCATCGCAACGATGAGCAGCAGCATCGTCCCGGCTGTTCAATTCACGCCCGCTGCGAGTGTTGCCGTCCTGTTCTTCACTGGGCTCTCACTGTTGATCTCGAATCTGTACGGCGTTCCGGCCTCTACCTCGATGACGGCGGTCGGAGCTATCGCCGGACTGGGCCTCGCATCGGGGACGCTCAACCAGGCACTGATGTTCGTCATCGTCTCGGCGTGGATCGTCGCACCGCTGTTGAGTTTCGCCGTCGGCATCGTCATCGGGCGGTACGTGTACCCGTATCTCGACCGCTACGTCGCGTTCACGAAGTTCGACCTCCATTTCGTCCAGCTCGACCGCTCGCGGACGATTCCGCGCCCGTACCTGAACCGGAACGCGTCACCGCAGGACGTCGTTGGGTCGCTCTCGGTCATCCTCATTGCCTGTTACATGGCATTCTCCGCGGGCGCCTCGAACGCGGCAAACGCCGTTGCCCCGCTCGTCGGCGCCGGCGGGTCGCTGACCGTCGACCAGGGCGTCCTGCTCGCCGTGGCGGCCTTCGGACTGGGCAGTTTCACCATCGCCCGCCGGACGCTGGAGACGGTCGGCGACGATATCACCGAACTCCCCATCCTCGCGTCGCTCGTCGTCTCCATCGTCGGCGGGACGGTCATCACGATACTGTCCTACCTCGGCATCCCCGCCAGTCTCGCGGTGAGTACGACCTCGACGATAATCGGCCTCGGCTGGGGCCGGGCGAGTCGTGCGGCGACGCTGGCGGAACTGGCGACGCCGGCATCCGAGCCGACGGCGGCCGACGTGGACATCGCCACGGGGGCGCTGGCCGCGTCGCGGGGCGAGGACGTGCCCACCAGCCCGACCATCGGGGACATCGCCCGACACGAGGAACCGGCCGAAAGGCCGGACGAGGTGCCGGACGTACCGGAGGTCGGCGAGAAGGGGCCGGTCGACCTCGACAGGAAGAGCCTCTTCGACCCGGCGGCGGCCAAGCGCATCGTGACGATGTGGGTCCTGACGCCCTCGCTCGCGGTGGCCGCGTCGTACCCGGTGTTCCTGTTCTTGCTGTGA